From the Solibacillus sp. FSL R5-0449 genome, one window contains:
- a CDS encoding flavin reductase family protein → MTALSFRQAMGQFATGVTVITTLNDAEPHGMTANGFMSISLDPELVAISIGHKAATLDKIKASNMFGVSILKYEQIDVSKRFAGQIQVDSPFEFEYVENFPLIPNSIMRTVCEVVEQVEAGDHTIFLGRPKLIEVNEGDPLLFYQGKYRQVEEMKVIQKT, encoded by the coding sequence ATGACAGCACTTTCATTTAGACAAGCTATGGGACAATTTGCAACAGGTGTCACGGTTATTACTACTTTAAATGATGCAGAGCCGCATGGAATGACGGCGAATGGTTTTATGTCCATCTCACTCGATCCTGAATTAGTCGCAATTTCAATCGGTCATAAAGCGGCTACATTGGATAAAATCAAAGCGTCAAATATGTTCGGTGTTAGTATTTTAAAGTATGAACAAATCGATGTTTCCAAAAGATTTGCAGGTCAGATTCAAGTAGACAGCCCTTTTGAATTTGAGTATGTCGAGAACTTTCCATTAATCCCTAATTCGATCATGCGCACGGTTTGTGAAGTAGTCGAACAAGTCGAGGCGGGCGATCATACAATCTTTTTAGGCAGGCCGAAGTTGATTGAAGTTAATGAAGGGGATCCGCTATTATTTTACCAAGGGAAGTACCGGCAAGTTGAAGAAATGAAAGTAATTCAAAAAACTTAG
- a CDS encoding conserved phage C-terminal domain-containing protein, which yields MKPLVNDAPLLIYPQLAMAIGLEEAVLLQQLHFRLHHQGVTRDGEVWYCQSYERWQKQFPFWGVQKIKKKFLRLEKLGLVISNSRFNRYLGDRTKWYRIDYKMVDAYFFAHSGQNHPSNGTAETTPVLQEEPSQQVHTERSYLREVKDIQKNITNKTDAIYMVIEYLNEKALTNFNKKLKANQRHIASRLNDGFTIEDCFMVIDEQVRSWMDDLLMQKYLRPSTLFKEENFESYYNNAIARKRYDMPSPPFELDFSEGETGPSEWD from the coding sequence ATGAAACCACTTGTAAATGATGCACCGTTATTAATATATCCGCAATTAGCAATGGCTATCGGTCTAGAAGAAGCCGTATTGTTACAGCAATTGCATTTCAGGTTACATCACCAAGGTGTGACACGGGACGGTGAAGTCTGGTATTGCCAGTCTTATGAACGCTGGCAGAAGCAATTTCCTTTTTGGGGCGTTCAAAAGATTAAAAAGAAATTTTTGCGCTTAGAGAAATTAGGTTTGGTCATTTCCAATAGTCGTTTTAATCGTTATTTAGGAGACCGTACTAAATGGTATCGCATTGACTATAAAATGGTGGATGCATATTTTTTTGCTCACAGTGGCCAAAATCATCCATCCAATGGTACAGCGGAAACGACGCCAGTGTTACAGGAGGAACCATCGCAACAGGTTCATACGGAACGCTCTTATTTAAGAGAAGTTAAAGACATTCAAAAAAACATTACAAATAAAACAGATGCCATCTATATGGTCATTGAATACTTAAATGAAAAAGCATTAACGAACTTCAATAAAAAATTAAAAGCAAACCAGCGACATATCGCTTCACGCTTAAATGATGGCTTTACAATCGAAGACTGCTTTATGGTCATTGATGAACAAGTTAGAAGTTGGATGGATGATTTACTTATGCAAAAATATTTACGGCCATCGACATTGTTTAAAGAAGAAAACTTTGAATCCTACTATAACAATGCCATTGCACGTAAACGTTATGATATGCCATCTCCCCCATTTGAACTTGATTTTTCAGAAGGAGAAACCGGACCTAGCGAATGGGATTAA
- a CDS encoding S-layer homology domain-containing protein, protein MKKVFSLLLVFILAVSTMLYASPTSAEQVFTDVPPKHSNYQDIAYLLNKGIISADKKTYGVKDIVTREEVAVMVAKAVGLDGTQRATKFKDVPKSHKNSGYIQSAVEAGIINGYTDGTFKPTTKVTRGHMAAFIARAFDLPTGTKTFKDVKKGHTAYEAVSQLAAAKITTGYEDGTFKPANNLTRAHISAFLARAVKYQESLGSTSSKLNVHFLDVGQGDSIFVQAPNGKTMLIDAGTKEYGSTVVAYLKSKNVKKLDYVVATHPDADHIGGLAAVLESFTVGEFINSGKVHTTATYENLLKMVVEKKIPYTEPKVGDLISLDSNVKTQVLAVNAQASDMNDASIVLKLTYQNISFLLMGDADAGIEDQIAKKYDVSATILKAGHHGSSSSSSLAFLQKVNPKAVILSYGEGNSYGHPHKEVITNIKTVGTKAYSTAQDGTIVVTTNGQSYSISAKEFIVPNTAPEQPKGDVNSGTYVIPGAPTAFKNCTEMRVYYPKGVSSSHPAYATARDGDKDGWACEL, encoded by the coding sequence ATGAAAAAAGTTTTTAGTTTATTATTAGTGTTTATTCTAGCTGTATCCACGATGTTATATGCTTCACCAACAAGTGCGGAACAAGTGTTTACTGATGTACCGCCAAAGCATAGTAACTATCAGGATATAGCTTATTTATTGAATAAAGGGATTATTAGTGCCGACAAAAAGACGTACGGTGTAAAAGATATTGTGACGCGTGAAGAAGTAGCGGTCATGGTGGCAAAAGCTGTCGGTCTTGATGGGACACAGCGAGCGACAAAATTTAAAGATGTTCCGAAGTCACATAAAAACAGCGGATATATTCAATCAGCTGTAGAAGCCGGCATCATTAACGGCTATACGGACGGCACATTCAAGCCGACGACAAAAGTGACGCGTGGTCATATGGCAGCATTTATTGCACGCGCATTTGATTTACCTACTGGCACGAAAACATTTAAAGATGTAAAAAAAGGGCATACAGCATATGAAGCAGTGAGCCAACTAGCTGCCGCAAAAATTACTACTGGTTATGAAGACGGTACATTCAAGCCTGCGAATAATTTAACACGTGCTCATATTTCCGCGTTTTTAGCACGCGCGGTGAAGTATCAGGAAAGCTTAGGGTCAACATCTTCTAAATTGAATGTCCACTTTTTAGATGTTGGACAAGGTGACTCGATTTTTGTTCAAGCACCAAATGGCAAAACAATGCTTATTGATGCAGGGACGAAAGAATACGGCAGCACGGTTGTTGCTTATTTGAAATCTAAAAATGTGAAGAAGCTTGATTATGTAGTAGCAACACATCCGGATGCCGATCATATCGGTGGATTAGCAGCAGTACTGGAAAGCTTTACGGTTGGAGAATTTATTAACAGCGGAAAAGTCCATACAACAGCAACGTATGAAAACTTACTGAAGATGGTAGTCGAGAAAAAAATTCCGTATACAGAGCCGAAAGTAGGCGACTTGATTTCATTGGATTCAAATGTGAAAACTCAAGTTTTAGCTGTCAATGCGCAGGCAAGTGATATGAATGATGCTTCGATCGTATTAAAACTGACCTATCAAAACATTTCTTTCTTATTGATGGGCGATGCGGATGCAGGAATCGAGGATCAAATTGCGAAGAAATATGATGTTTCCGCAACGATTTTAAAAGCGGGTCATCACGGTTCAAGCTCAAGTAGCTCGCTTGCATTTTTGCAGAAGGTAAATCCGAAAGCGGTTATTTTAAGTTATGGAGAGGGCAACAGCTATGGCCATCCGCATAAAGAAGTGATTACAAATATTAAAACGGTTGGTACAAAAGCTTACTCAACTGCACAGGATGGTACAATTGTTGTGACAACGAACGGTCAATCTTACTCAATTAGTGCAAAAGAGTTTATCGTACCCAATACGGCACCTGAACAACCAAAAGGTGATGTGAATTCGGGGACGTATGTTATTCCTGGCGCACCGACTGCATTTAAAAACTGTACAGAAATGCGAGTTTATTATCCGAAAGGTGTCAGCTCATCGCATCCCGCTTATGCAACAGCAAGAGACGGCGATAAAGATGGCTGGGCTTGTGAATTATAA
- a CDS encoding S8 family peptidase, whose protein sequence is MKKVKSTLFSLLIAGSLMSPAQAATLGSEDNSANNVGQEKFRVYVEANNQSAKQSAKAQYSARWELTENGFSTEMNEKQFQALQKNKNFTVTKVPVVSLDPTNFELGQDYTVEERTPDASAFARASQQVPWGIKAIYNNSSLTSTSGGSGVNIAVLDTGVNTSHPDLANNVEQCKDFTTATTVVNNSCTDRNGHGTHVAGSALADGGSDRGGVYGVAPDADLWAYKVLTDSGSGYSDDIAAAIRHAADQATSTRTKTVINMSLGSSANNSLISSAVNYAYSKGVLVVAAAGNSGYSQGSIGYPGALPNAIAVAALENVQQNGTYRVADYSSRGYASTAGDYVIQQGDIEISAPGSAIYSTWYNGGYNTISGTSMATPHVSGLAAKIWAQNPSWSHTQLRSNLQTRAKAVDIKGGYGAGTGDDYASGFGFARVQ, encoded by the coding sequence ATGAAAAAGGTAAAGAGTACATTATTTAGTCTTTTAATTGCAGGATCATTAATGAGTCCGGCACAAGCGGCTACTTTAGGTAGTGAAGACAATTCGGCAAACAATGTCGGACAGGAAAAGTTCCGTGTGTACGTTGAAGCAAACAATCAGTCTGCTAAACAATCAGCAAAAGCACAATATTCAGCTCGTTGGGAATTAACAGAGAACGGATTTTCAACGGAAATGAATGAAAAGCAATTCCAAGCACTACAAAAGAATAAAAATTTCACTGTGACAAAAGTTCCTGTCGTTTCATTAGATCCGACCAATTTTGAATTGGGACAGGATTATACAGTGGAAGAAAGAACACCGGATGCATCAGCTTTCGCAAGAGCTTCCCAGCAAGTACCATGGGGAATTAAAGCGATTTATAACAATAGTTCATTAACATCTACATCTGGAGGAAGCGGCGTAAATATCGCTGTACTTGATACAGGAGTAAACACTTCCCACCCTGACCTAGCCAATAATGTGGAACAATGTAAAGACTTCACAACAGCGACAACTGTCGTAAACAATAGCTGTACTGACAGAAACGGCCACGGTACGCATGTTGCCGGTTCAGCATTGGCTGATGGCGGTAGCGACCGAGGCGGCGTTTACGGTGTTGCTCCAGATGCAGATCTTTGGGCATACAAAGTGTTAACAGACAGCGGTTCTGGTTACTCAGATGACATTGCTGCTGCAATCCGTCATGCGGCTGACCAAGCAACATCGACTAGAACGAAAACAGTCATCAACATGTCATTAGGTTCTTCAGCGAACAACAGCCTAATTTCAAGTGCTGTTAACTATGCATACAGCAAAGGCGTACTTGTTGTTGCGGCTGCTGGTAACTCAGGTTATTCTCAAGGATCAATCGGTTATCCAGGTGCATTACCGAATGCCATTGCGGTTGCTGCACTGGAAAATGTACAGCAAAACGGAACTTACCGTGTAGCTGACTACTCTTCACGCGGATACGCTTCTACTGCTGGCGACTATGTCATCCAGCAAGGTGATATCGAAATTTCAGCCCCTGGTTCAGCTATTTACTCTACATGGTATAACGGTGGCTATAACACAATTAGCGGTACATCGATGGCTACACCTCACGTATCAGGTTTAGCTGCAAAAATTTGGGCTCAAAACCCGTCTTGGTCTCACACGCAACTGCGCTCGAACTTACAAACACGTGCAAAAGCTGTAGACATTAAAGGCGGTTACGGTGCAGGTACAGGCGATGACTACGCTTCAGGATTCGGGTTTGCCCGCGTTCAGTAA